The proteins below are encoded in one region of Methanofollis aquaemaris:
- a CDS encoding 50S ribosomal protein L3: MPNIHRPRRGSLAYSPRKRAKSQVPKYQSWPRHEGEPKLQAIAGYKVGMTHVVAVDDHKSSPSEGREIMVPVTIIEVPAMKVAAVRAYVTDTYGKHPLTEVWAEDLDAALARRVTLPKTHDRAAVLKTIQDAVAAGQVTEIFALMYTQPAALTGVPKKVPELMETRIDGGSIEDRLNLATSILGAEVDPLSLISEGQYVDVTAVTKGKGTQGAVKRWGIQVRKGKHSRGGKKRHIGNLGPWTPHHVRWQVPQMGQLGYQQRTEFNKRILKAGTDGADVMPEGGYLHYGIVRNSYIMIKGSVPGPVKRLVRIRPAIRQGEHEVRAPAVNFVSLESKQG, from the coding sequence ATGCCGAACATACACAGACCGCGCAGGGGCTCCCTTGCCTACAGTCCGCGCAAGCGGGCAAAGAGCCAGGTGCCAAAGTACCAGTCCTGGCCCAGGCACGAGGGCGAGCCCAAGCTGCAGGCGATTGCAGGGTATAAGGTAGGTATGACGCACGTCGTCGCTGTCGACGATCACAAGAGCAGCCCGAGCGAGGGACGCGAGATCATGGTGCCCGTCACCATCATCGAAGTCCCCGCCATGAAAGTCGCTGCCGTGCGCGCCTATGTGACTGACACCTATGGGAAGCACCCGCTGACCGAAGTCTGGGCTGAGGATCTTGACGCTGCCCTCGCCAGGCGGGTAACGCTGCCGAAGACGCACGACCGTGCGGCAGTTCTCAAAACCATCCAGGACGCCGTTGCGGCAGGACAGGTCACTGAGATCTTTGCCCTGATGTACACCCAACCGGCGGCACTCACCGGTGTCCCCAAGAAGGTGCCCGAACTGATGGAGACCAGGATCGACGGCGGCTCAATCGAAGACCGTCTCAACCTTGCGACCTCCATTCTTGGTGCGGAAGTCGACCCGCTCTCTCTCATCTCAGAGGGTCAGTACGTCGACGTCACCGCCGTCACCAAAGGCAAGGGCACCCAGGGCGCGGTCAAGCGCTGGGGTATCCAGGTCAGAAAGGGCAAGCACTCCCGCGGCGGCAAGAAGCGCCACATCGGCAACCTCGGTCCATGGACACCGCACCACGTCAGGTGGCAGGTTCCACAGATGGGCCAGTTGGGCTACCAGCAGAGGACCGAATTCAACAAGCGGATCCTCAAGGCAGGCACCGACGGTGCTGACGTCATGCCTGAGGGAGGGTACCTCCACTACGGTATCGTCAGGAACTCGTACATCATGATCAAAGGCTCGGTCCCCGGTCCGGTCAAGCGTCTTGTGCGCATTCGCCCGGCAATCCGTCAGGGTGAGCACGAGGTGCGGGCACCGGCAGTGAACTTTGTCAGCCTGGAGAGCAAGCAGGGGTGA